One window of the Granulicella arctica genome contains the following:
- a CDS encoding tetratricopeptide repeat protein — MTRYSRRDVLRILHLQTRHLSAWERAGLIVSQNQYTFEDLGQLRTLRDLRATRISVRSISRSVTAMQRVAGLRNALLESSAVRRGSRLIWRHAGSLMDPVTQQLAFDFEGSTGEPSFVRTGILETVRKSNKVQELFAAAVRLEEKLETLTEAAEVYESILREQPDHAAAAINLGTIRYGQKEFSAAERLYRRATESDPEYALAFFDLGNVLDEMQQMDDAIVAYRRAIALVPQYADAHYNLALAYERQGERRKALRHWLVYVRLDPVGPWSSHAKGQARKILSGERLTIVSRRNMLVAAG; from the coding sequence GTGACCCGATACAGCCGACGCGATGTGCTGCGAATTTTGCATCTGCAGACACGCCACCTGTCAGCCTGGGAGCGGGCTGGGTTGATTGTTTCGCAGAATCAATACACCTTTGAAGACCTTGGGCAGTTGCGGACGCTGCGCGATCTCCGTGCTACCCGCATTTCAGTGAGGAGCATCAGCCGATCGGTGACCGCAATGCAGCGCGTGGCTGGGCTGCGCAATGCCCTGCTGGAATCGAGCGCGGTACGGCGTGGATCGAGGCTGATCTGGCGCCATGCAGGCTCGCTCATGGACCCCGTGACGCAGCAGCTTGCCTTTGACTTCGAGGGCTCGACTGGAGAACCGTCGTTCGTTAGGACCGGCATACTCGAAACCGTCCGAAAGTCGAACAAGGTGCAAGAATTATTTGCAGCGGCGGTGCGCCTTGAGGAGAAGCTCGAGACACTTACCGAGGCTGCGGAGGTGTATGAGTCGATTCTCCGGGAACAGCCAGATCATGCAGCCGCAGCAATTAACCTGGGCACGATTCGGTACGGGCAGAAGGAGTTTTCTGCGGCGGAGAGGCTCTATCGGCGTGCAACGGAGAGCGATCCCGAGTATGCGCTCGCCTTCTTCGACCTGGGCAACGTGCTTGACGAGATGCAGCAGATGGACGATGCGATTGTGGCCTACCGACGAGCCATTGCGCTGGTCCCCCAATACGCAGATGCCCACTATAATCTTGCACTTGCGTATGAACGCCAGGGCGAACGACGGAAAGCCCTGCGGCACTGGTTGGTCTACGTTCGACTCGATCCGGTGGGGCCATGGTCGAGCCATGCCAAGGGCCAGGCGCGCAAAATTTTGAGCGGAGAGCGCTTGACCATCGTGAGTCGCCGAAACATGCTTGTCGCGGCTGGGTAA
- a CDS encoding acyl-CoA dehydrogenase, giving the protein MVQQDSPRPLTQIDEDERMFRDTVRQFGAEKIAPLVRGMDEAQQLEPRLIRQLFELGLMGIEIPEQYGGSGGTFFEAILAVEALSAVDPSVGVLVDVQNTLVANALIRWATDDQKRRYLPRLAADTIGAYALSEAGSGSDAFALATRATQRGEDYVLNGQKLWITNAKEAGLFIVFATIDPAAGYKGITAFLVEKDAPGFKLGKKEDKLGIRASSTCELIFTDCVVPAGQVLGQVGKGYKIAIETLNEGRIGIGAQMLGLAAGAWDHAAKFAKERKQFGKALVEFQAMQYQLAEMATEVEAARLLVYNAARLKDAGADFLKEAAMCKYFTSQVAERVASLAVEVFGGSGFVKDFPVEKLYRDAKIGKIYEGTSFMQLGTIAKLVLGR; this is encoded by the coding sequence ATGGTGCAGCAGGACAGTCCGAGGCCGTTGACGCAGATCGACGAAGACGAGCGAATGTTTCGGGACACGGTACGGCAGTTTGGTGCGGAAAAGATCGCGCCGCTGGTTCGCGGGATGGACGAGGCGCAGCAATTGGAGCCTCGGCTGATCCGGCAACTCTTCGAGCTTGGCTTAATGGGAATCGAAATTCCTGAGCAGTATGGTGGTTCAGGTGGAACGTTCTTTGAGGCAATTCTCGCAGTCGAGGCTCTATCGGCGGTCGATCCTTCGGTTGGTGTGCTGGTAGACGTGCAGAATACGTTGGTTGCGAACGCGCTGATTCGATGGGCTACCGATGATCAGAAAAGGCGATACCTTCCTCGGCTGGCTGCGGACACAATCGGGGCATATGCGTTGAGCGAGGCGGGTTCAGGATCGGATGCGTTTGCCTTGGCTACCCGCGCTACTCAAAGAGGGGAAGATTACGTACTGAATGGTCAGAAGCTTTGGATCACCAATGCCAAGGAGGCAGGTCTGTTTATCGTCTTTGCGACGATCGATCCAGCGGCAGGCTATAAAGGCATCACCGCGTTCCTGGTGGAGAAGGATGCACCAGGGTTCAAGCTAGGCAAGAAGGAAGATAAGCTTGGAATTCGGGCATCGAGCACATGCGAATTGATCTTTACGGACTGTGTGGTTCCGGCGGGACAGGTGCTTGGGCAGGTTGGCAAGGGCTACAAGATCGCAATCGAAACGCTGAATGAGGGACGAATCGGGATCGGAGCCCAGATGCTGGGGCTTGCTGCAGGAGCCTGGGACCATGCAGCGAAGTTCGCAAAAGAACGAAAGCAGTTCGGCAAGGCGTTGGTGGAGTTTCAGGCGATGCAATATCAGCTTGCGGAGATGGCGACAGAGGTGGAAGCGGCTCGTCTACTGGTCTACAACGCGGCGCGGCTCAAGGATGCGGGTGCTGATTTTCTAAAAGAAGCGGCGATGTGCAAGTATTTCACCTCCCAGGTGGCGGAGCGAGTGGCCAGTCTTGCGGTTGAGGTGTTTGGCGGATCAGGGTTTGTGAAGGACTTTCCGGTCGAGAAGCTATATCGTGATGCCAAAATTGGGAAGATCTATGAGGGAACCAGCTTCATGCAGTTGGGAACGATTGCGAAGCTGGTGCTAGGGCGATAA
- a CDS encoding LVIVD repeat-containing protein: MKQVLHFAFRAARTALPAFVMYLAAGHLQAQAPAAPPTTPAPSTPAKEAEANPFAPQPAPPLPAGMTGSDTSDPRFKLKPGMYDAGETSMGIKHLLLLHKPDAFQLGDVQPGDPKIGKTLDQLGMSNTAKMPKPLQMVIAQLAFANSDFAFQGNHLFQGNFYGVNIYDIANPAKTTLLTSLVCPGGQGDVSVYGNLMFVSVEMPNGRLDCGVQGFPPEPPPAAGHEKDRHIPAAQSERFRGVRIFDISNIKNPKQVAAVQTCRGSHTHTLVVDPNDKDNVYLYVSGTSFVRQPEEVAGCSNEAPDKDQNTALFRIDVIKVPIAAPQEAKVVSSPRVFVDPRTGALNGLNNGGSHGKEAEKPADTNQCHDITVYSAIGLAAGACSGNGILLDIKDPIHPKRVDAVNDPNYSYWHSASFSNDGSKVVFTDEWGGGLGARCRPNDPNKWGADAIFHLKDDKLSLASYYKLPAAQGDTENCVAHNGSLIPVPGRDIEVQAWYQGGISIMDFTDASHPFEIAYFDRGPIDPKTLVLGGDWSAYWYNGHIYGSEIARGLDVFELSPTKFLTQNEIDAAKTIQLAELNVQDQQKIEWTSQLVVAKAYVDQLIRSQAFSSERAAGLQKSIHDAEKSHLNAKDLAKLKGLAAGIDESAGTAKNPADATRLHALSAILMHPIA, translated from the coding sequence ATGAAGCAAGTGCTCCATTTTGCCTTTCGCGCGGCCCGTACGGCCCTGCCAGCGTTTGTCATGTACCTCGCCGCGGGCCACCTTCAGGCACAGGCACCGGCTGCTCCACCGACGACCCCTGCTCCGTCGACGCCAGCCAAGGAAGCAGAGGCAAATCCGTTTGCGCCACAGCCGGCGCCGCCGTTGCCTGCGGGGATGACGGGGTCAGATACCAGCGATCCTCGCTTCAAGCTGAAGCCGGGAATGTACGACGCCGGCGAAACCTCGATGGGTATCAAGCACCTGCTCTTACTTCACAAGCCCGATGCCTTCCAGCTTGGCGACGTTCAGCCCGGCGACCCGAAGATTGGCAAGACACTCGATCAACTTGGCATGAGCAACACTGCGAAGATGCCGAAGCCTCTGCAAATGGTGATTGCCCAACTCGCTTTCGCGAACTCAGACTTCGCGTTCCAGGGAAATCACCTCTTTCAGGGGAACTTCTATGGGGTCAACATCTACGACATCGCAAATCCAGCCAAGACGACCCTGCTGACCTCGCTGGTCTGCCCGGGTGGACAAGGTGATGTGTCTGTCTACGGCAACCTGATGTTTGTTTCGGTCGAGATGCCGAATGGACGTTTGGACTGCGGTGTGCAGGGATTTCCTCCGGAGCCGCCTCCCGCTGCAGGGCATGAGAAGGATCGCCATATACCCGCCGCGCAGTCAGAACGCTTTCGTGGCGTCCGGATCTTCGACATCTCAAATATCAAGAATCCGAAGCAGGTCGCAGCCGTACAGACCTGCCGTGGCTCGCACACGCACACGTTGGTTGTCGACCCAAACGATAAAGACAACGTGTATCTCTATGTTTCGGGTACGTCATTCGTGCGGCAGCCTGAGGAGGTCGCCGGATGCTCGAATGAGGCTCCAGACAAGGATCAAAACACCGCCCTCTTCAGGATCGATGTAATCAAGGTTCCGATTGCAGCGCCGCAGGAGGCAAAGGTCGTCTCGAGCCCACGCGTGTTTGTCGATCCCCGGACCGGTGCGCTCAACGGCCTCAACAACGGTGGGAGTCACGGCAAGGAAGCGGAAAAGCCGGCGGACACCAACCAGTGCCACGACATTACTGTCTATTCGGCGATTGGATTAGCGGCGGGTGCCTGCTCCGGCAATGGCATCCTGCTCGACATCAAGGACCCGATTCATCCGAAGCGGGTGGACGCGGTGAATGATCCGAACTACTCGTACTGGCACTCTGCCTCGTTTTCCAATGATGGAAGCAAGGTGGTGTTTACGGACGAATGGGGCGGGGGCCTCGGCGCACGATGCCGTCCGAACGATCCGAACAAATGGGGTGCAGACGCGATCTTCCATTTGAAGGATGACAAGCTGAGCCTGGCGAGCTACTACAAGCTACCTGCAGCGCAGGGGGACACGGAGAACTGCGTGGCGCATAACGGCTCGCTCATCCCGGTTCCGGGACGCGATATCGAAGTTCAAGCCTGGTACCAGGGCGGTATCTCAATCATGGACTTTACCGATGCGTCCCATCCATTTGAGATCGCTTATTTTGATCGTGGACCAATCGATCCGAAGACGCTCGTGCTCGGCGGCGACTGGTCGGCCTACTGGTATAACGGTCACATCTACGGTTCAGAGATTGCGCGTGGACTCGACGTCTTCGAGCTCTCTCCTACGAAGTTTCTCACCCAGAATGAGATCGACGCGGCCAAGACGATTCAACTAGCAGAGTTGAATGTGCAGGATCAGCAAAAGATCGAATGGACCTCACAACTCGTCGTGGCGAAGGCTTATGTGGATCAGCTGATTCGCTCGCAGGCCTTTTCTTCCGAGCGTGCGGCAGGGCTTCAAAAGTCGATTCACGATGCTGAGAAGTCACACCTGAATGCAAAGGACCTGGCGAAGTTGAAGGGACTGGCCGCGGGGATCGATGAGAGCGCCGGCACCGCCAAAAACCCGGCTGACGCCACACGACTGCATGCTTTGTCAGCAATCCTGATGCATCCAATCGCCTGA
- a CDS encoding DUF305 domain-containing protein has protein sequence MFDLKPESVSSSDCRSSMSLTQRGAVVHRWALLASVLFSTHAQSQHVDPHESPVIVQPGAPGQPSKVLPPSTRATLPERSQADVEFMQGMIMHHGQAVEMTALIPSHTENASIRSLGARISSSQSDERRFMQKWLAARGEPLSMAMPGMPEMDMSGRPMVSMPGMLTPRQIDALRNAKGAAFDQLFLTGMIQHHNGALTMVQTLFSRAGAGQDADLFNFATDADNTQRAEITIMQSLLKEKP, from the coding sequence ATGTTCGACCTCAAACCAGAGTCTGTATCTTCCAGTGATTGCCGCTCCTCCATGTCTTTAACGCAGCGGGGAGCGGTAGTGCATCGGTGGGCTCTCCTTGCCAGTGTCCTGTTCTCTACTCACGCGCAGTCTCAGCATGTGGACCCCCATGAGTCTCCCGTCATTGTCCAGCCGGGCGCGCCGGGTCAGCCGAGCAAGGTGCTGCCGCCCTCCACCCGCGCCACACTTCCCGAGCGCTCGCAGGCCGATGTGGAGTTTATGCAGGGCATGATCATGCATCATGGTCAAGCTGTGGAGATGACCGCGCTCATTCCATCGCACACGGAAAACGCCAGCATTCGTTCTCTCGGGGCTCGCATCAGCAGTTCGCAGTCAGATGAACGAAGGTTCATGCAAAAGTGGCTTGCCGCACGAGGAGAACCGCTTTCGATGGCTATGCCCGGGATGCCTGAAATGGACATGTCGGGTAGGCCGATGGTCTCCATGCCCGGGATGCTTACCCCGCGCCAGATCGATGCATTGCGCAATGCGAAAGGCGCAGCGTTCGATCAGCTCTTTTTAACGGGGATGATCCAGCACCACAACGGAGCGCTTACTATGGTGCAAACACTGTTTAGCCGCGCAGGTGCCGGGCAGGATGCCGACCTGTTCAATTTTGCGACCGATGCGGATAATACCCAGCGTGCCGAAATCACGATTATGCAGTCTCTTCTAAAGGAAAAACCATGA